GTGGTTCATGGCGACCGGGTAGAAACGCTTGCCGGAGCTATTGTAGGATCTTTAAACAATATTTTAGTTGCTCATATTGAAGGTGGCGAAGTTTCAGGAACTGTTGATGAGTTAATTCGTCATAGTGTTAGTAAATTAAGTCATGTTCATTTTGTATCTAATAAGGAAGCAGCGAAAAGATTATTGCAGATGGGAGAAGTAAAAGAATCTATCTTTACCATTGGTTCTCCGGATATAGATATAATGTTTTCTAATAATTTGCCTTCGCTTGAAACAGCAAAAGAATATTACGGAATCTCATTTGAAGATTATGCACTTGTAATGTTTCATCCCGTTACGACAGAATTTAATTCGATGAAAGAATACGCCGTTACTTTTGTAGACTGTTTACTTGAAGACAATCGTAATTATGTTGTTATTTTTCCAAATAACGATTTGGGAAGCCAATTTATAATCGACGAATTTAAAAGACTGGAAGGAAATACAAGATTCCGGGTTTTTCCATCTCTGCGATTCGAATATTTTCTAACATTATTAAAAAACAGCCAGTTTATAATTGGTAATAGCAGTGCCGGAATTCGCGAAGCTCCTTATTATGGGGTTCCAATTATAAATATAGGAACACGTCAGCAAAACAGAGCCGTTCATGCAGATATTCTAAATGTTGATTATTCAAAAAAAGATATTCTGAAAGCGCTTTCAAAAATAGATTCTCATAAAGTTCAGGTTTCAGATAATGATTTTGGAGAAGGAAATAGCAACGAATTGTTTTTACAATCATTAAAGAAAAACGATATTTGGCAGCTCAATCACCAAAAGCAATTTAGAGATATATAAATCTCTTTACTAATTACTATCAACATATATGTTTTTTAACTCAGTAGCATTTGCTATCTTTTTGCCAATCGTTTTTTTCTTGTATTGGTTTGTTTTTAATAAAAACAAAAGCACTCAAAATACCCTATTAATTATTGCCAGTTACTATTTCTATTCCTGTTGGGATTGGAGATTTTTATTTCTATTGGTTTTCTCAACTTTTTTAGATTATTATACAGGGATTCAAATAGAAAAAGGAAAATCAGAGAGAAGCAGGAAATTCTGGTTTTGGTTAAGTATTTTGGTAAATCTGGGGTTCTTAGGAGTATTTAAATATTATAATTTCTTTGCGTCTTCATTTGCAGAATTATTAAATTCAGTTGGCGTAAAAGCAAGCCCGATTTTACTGAATGTAATTTTACCTGTCGGAATTTCATTCTACACTTTCCACGGACTTTCTTATGTCATTGATATTTATTTTAAAAGAATAAAAGCCGAATACAATTTTGTAGATTATTCTTTATTTGTGAGTTACTTTCCACTTTTAGTTGCCGGACCAATTGAAAGAGCAACACATTTATTGCCGGAAATAAAAGTAAAACGTACATTTGATTTAGAAAATGCAAAACAAGGCGTTTATCAAATTATTTGGGGGTTAGTAAAAAAGGTAATTATTGCCGATACTTGCGCACCTTATGCCAATGCAGTTTTTGATAATTATGCTTCGATGAATTCCTTCTCGCTTATTTTGGGAGCAATATATTTTGCTTTTCAAATTTATGGGGACTTCTCCGGATATTCAGATATAGCACTTGGAGTTTCAAAACTATTTGGTTTAGAT
This portion of the Flavobacterium gelatinilyticum genome encodes:
- the neuC gene encoding UDP-N-acetylglucosamine 2-epimerase, with amino-acid sequence MSNSPKKILFLTGTRADFGKIKSLIQTLEKQQDFEAFVFVTGMHLQEIYGYTLIEIERCNFKNVSTFENHTHETTMDLTLAKTIEGLSNYCKIIKPDMIVVHGDRVETLAGAIVGSLNNILVAHIEGGEVSGTVDELIRHSVSKLSHVHFVSNKEAAKRLLQMGEVKESIFTIGSPDIDIMFSNNLPSLETAKEYYGISFEDYALVMFHPVTTEFNSMKEYAVTFVDCLLEDNRNYVVIFPNNDLGSQFIIDEFKRLEGNTRFRVFPSLRFEYFLTLLKNSQFIIGNSSAGIREAPYYGVPIINIGTRQQNRAVHADILNVDYSKKDILKALSKIDSHKVQVSDNDFGEGNSNELFLQSLKKNDIWQLNHQKQFRDI
- a CDS encoding MBOAT family O-acyltransferase, which codes for MFFNSVAFAIFLPIVFFLYWFVFNKNKSTQNTLLIIASYYFYSCWDWRFLFLLVFSTFLDYYTGIQIEKGKSERSRKFWFWLSILVNLGFLGVFKYYNFFASSFAELLNSVGVKASPILLNVILPVGISFYTFHGLSYVIDIYFKRIKAEYNFVDYSLFVSYFPLLVAGPIERATHLLPEIKVKRTFDLENAKQGVYQIIWGLVKKVIIADTCAPYANAVFDNYASMNSFSLILGAIYFAFQIYGDFSGYSDIALGVSKLFGLDLLRNFNYPYFSRDIAEFWRRWHISLSSWFRDYLYIPLGGSKGGLWMKIRNTFIIFVVSGFWHGANWTYVVWGFINAVYFLPLLLSKSNRNNMDTIELKFNFDSVKVFLSILYTFALTCIAWVFFRAKTITDAVLYLKRIITSKDFSFQYLDNERYNYELLLMIALFVLIEWNNRTKVEPLSGKWSTLKVALAILAIMAFGTFSDYKEFIYFQF